The DNA window GCCTATTttacgtgtatgtgtgtgccaGTGCTGTAAATACGCTTTTTTTGTGTACGTGTGCCGACGTTGTGTGTAGCAATGTTTTGGAGTGATCATCAAATATGTGTGTGCTTCCTGTgttcaaacacaaaagtggTTGCTGCGATTTGTGATCACCTTCCTTCCCCCCCTGTCACGAAAAACACACTTTGCACACTCATGCTCACCTCTTTTTTAGACTTTTGCACTTTTTTGCACCGCTCTACTTTTAACATTCCTTTGATGAGGTTATAGGAAACATCCATGTCATACTTGAACTCCAGattgattttgtattttattttaatattttttttttttgaggccTTGAATGGTTAAATACGCTGTTAAGAACTCACAGAAAATCAAATTAGTAATACTTGTATTTACAGATGCCAAAACACTGTAAATACACACCGTGCTGGACAAGTGCCTCTGTCATACAAATTCTTATAACTTGTTTAATATGATGAAATAATGTATCACAGGTAGCGATAATTTCATTGTTATCAGTCAACAGATAGAGCTCATCCAACACACAGACAGTTGATATATAAAGTTAACACCTCCTGTAAAATAGCAAATTTGGTGGTGATGATGGTTGTATaataaaattaacaaaatTTAAGTTTGAACAAAATCTCTTAAACCATTTGTTCAGACTCAAGACAATTTTTTTGgtaaatgttatatttttttactaatTTGTTCTCTGGGGTCAAGTCAGTCCCcatatgtatgtttttgttattttaagtgTGTAGATTGTTAATTGTTCTTTGGTTtggtgaaaaataataattttgggACACCAGAAGtttatttgtcaaattttaagtaGTAGTCTAATCatcacaataaaaatgtcattttacagGGGGGGTTGATTTTTAATACATGCAGGATGCCCAGTGTGGATCAGTGTGGAGAGGCAACAAACATCATAACGAGTAGATAACAACCACGATCGCCTTGTTCGAGACGCAGCTTTCATTGTTTGGAaaagttgaaaataaaaggGACTAGCTTTTTAACAAACAATTGCAATTACACTGCCAACAAACCACTGGGAACTGTGTGCTAGTCACTATCAGAGAAACAATAACACATCGGCACCATTACGATTAAACACACTCATTAAAGAATTCATAAAACATACGAGGCAATGAATGTGTGACATTGAGTGAGATTTaaagagtgtgtgtttttgaacACCGTGCAATTTGTGGTTAGTTCTCTTAGTCGGGTGTTCAGTGGTAGTTTTGATTGGTTTGTTGGTTCAGGGTTTTTTGGTGTCTTTTCTGAACAATATTGTTCGGACTTGTACAAGAAATAGTgttaaataaaatttcaaaaataacaaacacgAGATTTTCAGGGGGTGTTGGTTTATTGTTTTGGAAAATCGTGTCTGTATTATATTAGCATAAATATACATACCTAAATAAAAGCAGCAATAAATCAACTGGAGTAgatgaaacaaaaatccaatACTACCCAAGGGCCCATTGCCCTTGACCTTCATGTGGTCACCAGGTACTGCACTGCAGATGTCGGCATAGCTTATAAATATTCAAGCTGGGTCAAATGCAGCAGGCAAAGTTCCCCAAGTGGAATTAATGCCACGTACGTATGAAAGTGGTAACGAGAAAAGCAATTCTGAATGCGACAGTAAATCATGAGGTGGTATTTGCTACGACGGACTTTGAGTCCCTCCCAACATTCAAGATCACGGTAATAAAAGCGCTGACGTGGAAAGATGAAGCTCTAGCCCATCCCTCACACTATCAACCCATGGAAAGAAAATTTTCTAAATTGCTTTCTTGTGCTGATTTTGAATATGACcgcatttttttctctggcaggttttcataataatagtataCTAACcataatatactgtatttttcagactatgAGGCGTACTTaaaattctttcattttcttaaaaTTGACAATgtgtcttataatcaggtgcgcctgtCAAATTGGAGTTGAACGCAAGCTTTTATAGGTCaaacttaaaaacttaaaataacCTCAAAGCCTAATAAAAAGAACGTAAATAAATTTTTTGAATCAGTGTtaaaatgatacaaatatggGATTCATAAAGCCATGTCTGATTCAAATTTGCCGTTGAGCAGTGTAATCAGTCAGCTGAACGTTCATTCATAAAATAATTCCAAAATATGAATGCAGGTGTAAATCCGGGTTGCACGTTGGCTCCAATGTAAATGGCGTGCATGTAGTTTGTCACTTGTCTTCACACGTATTCCCGGCGCACACAGCCATAGAGTGTCCGGCCCCGCAGCCAATGACAAGAGGTCTGAGGCCGGGAACGACTTGCGGCTCAAAGACGTCAACCAGCGAACCGTCTCCGCACATTCCGTGTTCGTTCCAGCCCCAGGAAAGGAGACGCTCCCCTGAGAAGCAGACGGATCGGGGGGGtcagtgtagcaacgcctgaGCTAATCTTAACAGCCTGGGGGCGGATGAAGCAGAGTTGCAAAGGCGAAAAGAaatcagaaaacaaaacacgcacacatgctgACAACCAGTCGGCCTCCCCGCTCATCACAGCTGGACGGTTTGTTAGTGGGTGTGGTCGGGGCTGCATCACCGAGGAGACACGTGCCATGGCAACACTGTTACCTAATAGGCTccatcaccatggcaacagaagCGAGGGTAACACATCCTTGAGCTCTCCCAATCTGGCTGTCGTGTCTTTCATGCTTTgtttgtccgtccgtccgtccgtccgtccgtcctctCTCGCTCGGCGTCAAAAGATTTGAACACGCACAGCCAAACATATGCGTTTGCCGGCGAGCACACCAAGATGTCATGCCAGCAAGCTTATGTCAAGTGTGACACTCTGCCAGCTAGCAAGGGCTACCAACAGACATGTGCCGAAGATAACGTTTACCTCCAAATCGCTATTCGGGATCCAGTAACAAGTGTTCATCTCGAAGTGAATTTTCAGTTTCAGTTTCAGGCCTGTGCTCAGCGGAGGTGAGAGCGCTATTTGGGCGCCGTGCTTTATTCATGGACTCACTGACAGGAGCATAGCACACATCAGTGTTTCCATGGTAACAAAGTGCTGCACTTTCTGcgcaacaaaaaaaggatCGAGATCAAGATGCTGAGACCAAATGCAATTTCCTTTTCAACGCATCCTGTTGATAATGATTTTTCCCGTTCGGCCGCCTAAATGTCAACTAATTAACACTTGTACAGTTTGGGATGACTTCTTGTTCTATTTTAGGGCATGTGAACCATGTTTTGTCataaactaaaatattttctcagaTTGGATGAAGAGCACCTTCGGACCCTCTCGCACCCTTGACCACGAATCTCATCGGTGGGGAGGGGCACTTACTCAGGTGCAGAGCCGGCAACAAATATGCTATGCTCCTGGTTGCTTTCCGCCTGACCTACTTGAGGACCAGAAATAGCAGCACTCAGGTCTCTATTTCCAATCCTGTTTTGCTATTTCATTGCTCCCGCCGCCGCTGCGCTCAAGACGGCTACAATGAACGAGGGGACCGTGGTGGAGGAAGGGAGTTACGTGAGGTTGACTTGAGCACCTCCCGTTCCCTGGTCTGCCTTCTCAGCATCTGGAGCGAGGGGTGGGCAAAGTCAGTCAGCGGGCCACACATGGCCCGCACCAGCGCTGACTTTTTAAAAGCTAAATCACCTCTTTCAGAATCCAAGAAGCAGTTCCCTGatgctttgtttttacaaattaaCACTAATGGTCAGTCCCTATGTGGGTCtgttgttttcacaaaatattgaatattaaAATGGCTTGCTCTTTAATTGCTCAATAAAGATGCAACCCCCCCTGAAAAGTGATGCTTTTGGAGAGAttccactttttaaatttttaattaAGAGTATTATAAAGAAATagcattattataatttttacaGAATTTATGAACAACCTGGCCTAAAATATGGCCCTTGAACGTTAGCCTATCCCTGTCAATATCGATTGCGAGTTCCTGCTCactatttcttcattttgtccGAAGAGCACACAATGCaactttaatttttaaaagaaaaaaaagagaaaagatatatatttatCTGCATGTGCTTTGAAGGAACATTCTGCTCGTGTTTCATCTTCCTCAGATGTATTTATATTCGCTGTGATGTAACAACTGGGTCAGTGTTCAAAATTTAATGTGAGAAAAATTTGACTTCTAAAAATTCTTCATCAAGCCAGTTGCTGGATGTGAGGCGGGGAGTAAAAGAGGCACACATCTTTGTATATTTGATGAGAGAGCACAAGAAGATTTGTTGCCTTCTCGTTCTGGAATGTGTCATATTTTGCTCTTACGTGTCTCAAAGTCCTCCAACAGGAAAAAGTCGCCTGAAAATCTGTGTGGGACTAATTCCGCTCATTTACAGGCCTGCTCGCGTAATTGCATCCGTCAGTGATCCCAATCCCGGTGTGCTATAATTACTTCCTAGTGGAAAGGGCCGCAGAACCATGAAATGACATCAGAAACCTTCAGAAGCCGACAGAAGGATAAATGTTTCACAATGACGTGTAATCTCTAACATACTGCCAGAATGAATCTTTGGGAGTCAAAGAGACTTATTATGTCTTCCCTCTCTTGTTTCAGCCGCTTGTAACAATGTGGCATAATCGCTTTAGCGTTGTTCATTTCCAGTGCAATTGAGTGGATAATTTGCCCAGATCTTAGTCATAACACATCATCTAAGACAACATAAACAATCGCATGACATGTAGCCTTTAGGAGAGTACTCACCTACAATGGCAAGGTTATGTTCAGATCCACAGGCAATctgcaggggaaaaaaagacgttTAATATGCGCACTGGAGGCTGCCGCTGAACTTTCACAAAGGGCGTCATTGCGACAAACTGCTGAGCCAGCAGACACGCCAAACGTACACACCAATatctacacaaaaaaaaaacagcaaacctTTTTCAAGACTGAATTAATCTTGtaggtaaaaacaaaacaaatcccaaATTAAGAAAACACTGCTGTGTTGCCAGAGGACTTTATGCTAAGGACAAATGTGTGCGCTGactttgttgactttttttttcttcttctaagcaattgattttctttctggaGCTTTTCCACTGTttgcaacagcagcagaaaTTGGAAGTGACACCTAGCAGCAAATGAATAAATCTCCACTTGAGTGGAAGCCCAGAGGTCTCTAAGTGCTACTATATAGCTTTCTCCTATTGCAATCAACATCTTTACTAATCGGGCTTTATCTGCTTACTGCCTGTTCCCGCTTCCGCAAAGAAGAGTTGCAGGTCAGCCCGACGACAGACAAGGCTATTATTTGTTGTGCTCATACGCCTCATAAAAATGTGACGGCTATGTAAACATTGACTCTGTGGGTGTGGACGCACGTCACGCCGAGCCCCGGCGGACTCGGAGAGATTCATTGTCCACTCAGCAAATCCATCTTCACCTTTAGCTTTACGCACGTAAGGTGACGGCACGATGACATACGCCGCCGCTGCGTCGACGATCCCCGCGCGTTGGATAAAAACGATCCGGAGTTTCACCCTTGGCCAACCTTGACATCTGTTTTATAAGCAGCCCTCTCTTGTCATATAGCAACCATTTGGATTGCAGGTTAACAGCCACGCGGCCATGCAATGGGCCctatgggagaaaaaaaaccctctgACTGCGCAAGATATTAATGGTTCCCTCCCTTGTGGGTGATAATGGAAAAGtgcgcatgttttttttattgcgcGTAtaatgatgtatttcatcaaGGTGTCTCACTCTCACGAGGCGAACTATGACACATCCAATGGCAAACAACTTTCAGCTTCCTTTATCTTCCTTTTGTGGGTGTTGGCTGCCCCCTGCTGGACTACTAAAGTACTTACATGATGAATACCTGCCAGACCACAAGGCCAACGTCGaaattaataaaagaaaatatatataagttGCGTTTCTTACAGGGTCATCATGCTTTATATGGCTATAAGGCTTACCTGTGTTGCTCCGTAGAGGACATTCACCTCAGCAGGCAAGAAAGTCTGCCCGCCACTGTTTGCTGATTGGTGCTCAGGATTTGGGCCTTTGGGCGGGGGTCGGCCCAGTTGTCCGTAATTCCCTCTGCCCCAAGTGAACACTCTCCCAGTCTCTGAAATATATGCCTCTCTTTAATTATGTGAgactaaaaaaacacattgcttaTACTGCAGCTCACCTGTTTGAGCAACAATGTGAGTCCAACCGCTCCACACATTTacaattttctttccattcaaTCGTGAGCGCTCGAGCGGAGCGGGCGTAGACAGAAAGGGCTCGGTGGCCGTCAGCTGGCCGTGCTTGTTGCTTCCCCACAGAAATAAATCACCGTCTCCTGGATGAAACAAACAGGGCAACATTAGTCTTCATTTGGCAAAGGCAGAGCAGTAATCAGGAGCCACCGATCCACTAATTACAAGACAGACTAAATAGAAAGATGGGTATGTTGTGCATGACAGTTCAGAAGTGCAAACCAGCAGGCCTTGCAGgtagaaaaatatttgaaatgcaCTTTTAAATGATGGTCTCTTGACAACCCTGGTTATTAATGTACTTTGAGGTGAACTATTTTGCTATTATTACCTGTAAGGCACCCACAGTGTGCTGAGCCTGCAGTGACAACACGAGAAATCTTCTGATCCAAACCTGCAACATGACCAAAACAACCCATGTCACCACAACAAATATCAAACTAGGCATCACTCCTCCCCTTTCTGTCTTACCTGGCACCAGAGAAGGAACCTTGGAGTTGAGGTGTGACGGAACAGGGTCGGGACTCAGTGCTTTCTTGGCAAGGCTATGAAGACCTGTCCCCCACTGGTAGACGCATCCTGAGTCTGGGAGCAGAACAGATTGGGCAGGATTTATTGCTGACAGGAAACACAGTGATGCCTTTTATAGTGAATACCTGTGATTGCAAGAGCGTGCCGGAGACCTGCTGCTACGTTCACCACACGCTCCTTCAAACCCTAAGAGTAAGCAACAGAAGGAAAAATCAGAAGCCACGACATAAGGTGCAACtacacacttaaaaaaaacttgaatgcATCTATTATGTGCTCACCTCAATGAGCACCAGTTCTGCAGAGCGTGAAGTCATCTGACCAATACCCAGCTGTCCAAACACATTGGAGCCACACGCTAATAGCTTACCGCAATCTGTGTGAAATAAGATGATTAGCGCTGTTTCAGAATATTTACGGCTTAACTtaattcattgtttgttttttctttcaatggaATGTTAACATTTGCTGCAGTGAGACAACAGTGAAAGGCTCTCAATAATCACCAGTAAGAAGAAGAGTAAAGTCCCAGCCACAGGCAACATTTGTGACCCTCTGATTCAGGCCCGAGCAGTGCTGAAGTGTTGAGCAGCTGGCAGTGTGGCCGAGTCCAAGCTGGCCTCTGTGATTTTGCCCACACACAAACGCCTCTCCATCGTCTGTACAAAAGCACATGATGGTGGAATTCTGTTtccagttttttgttttatatacaCCCTAAAAGTCTTTCACAAAGTACACAATGATCGTACATATACATGAAGTACACGGCAGATGCTGAAAATGTGTTAGGTTCATTGAAGCTATTGAATACAATGTGGCAATTTTTTACGAGTTGGTTTATGAACTGCTCAACTGATGC is part of the Syngnathus acus chromosome 6, fSynAcu1.2, whole genome shotgun sequence genome and encodes:
- the sergef gene encoding secretion-regulating guanine nucleotide exchange factor isoform X1: MATILRQEFCLLAWGANSYGQHGQGHEEDQAVPRLSNKIALHGRTVQAVCGGGGHTVVVTDDGEAFVCGQNHRGQLGLGHTASCSTLQHCSGLNQRVTNVACGWDFTLLLTDCGKLLACGSNVFGQLGIGQMTSRSAELVLIEGLKERVVNVAAGLRHALAITDSGCVYQWGTGLHSLAKKALSPDPVPSHLNSKVPSLVPGLDQKISRVVTAGSAHCGCLTGDGDLFLWGSNKHGQLTATEPFLSTPAPLERSRLNGKKIVNVWSGWTHIVAQTETGRVFTWGRGNYGQLGRPPPKGPNPEHQSANSGGQTFLPAEVNVLYGATQIACGSEHNLAIVGERLLSWGWNEHGMCGDGSLVDVFEPQVVPGLRPLVIGCGAGHSMAVCAGNTCEDK
- the sergef gene encoding secretion-regulating guanine nucleotide exchange factor isoform X3; the encoded protein is MATILRQEFCLLAWGANSYGQHGQGHEEDQAVPRLSNKIALHGRTVQAVCGGGGHTVVVTDDGEAFVCGQNHRGQLGLGHTASCSTLQHCSGLNQRVTNVACGWDFTLLLTDCGKLLACGSNVFGQLGIGQMTSRSAELVLIEGLKERVVNVAAGLRHALAITDSGCVYQWGTGLHSLAKKALSPDPVPSHLNSKVPSLVPGLDQKISRVVTAGSAHCGCLTGDGDLFLWGSNKHGQLTATEPFLSTPAPLERSRLNGKKIVNVWSGWTHIVAQTETGRVFTWGRGNYGQLGRPPPKGPNPEHQSANSGGQTFLPAEVNVLYGATQIACGSEHNLAIVDAEKADQGTGGAQVNLTGASPFLGLERTRNVRRRFAG
- the sergef gene encoding secretion-regulating guanine nucleotide exchange factor isoform X4, which encodes MATILRQEFCLLAWGANSYGQHGQGHEEDQAVPRLSNKIALHGRTVQAVCGGGGHTVVVTDDGEAFVCGQNHRGQLGLGHTASCSTLQHCSGLNQRVTNVACGWDFTLLLTDCGKLLACGSNVFGQLGIGQMTSRSAELVLIEGLKERVVNVAAGLRHALAITDSGCVYQWGTGLHSLAKKALSPDPVPSHLNSKVPSLVPGLDQKISRVVTAGSAHCGCLTGDGDLFLWGSNKHGQLTATEPFLSTPAPLERSRLNGKKIVNVWSGWTHIVAQTETGRVFTWGRGNYGQLGRPPPKGPNPEHQSANSGGQTFLPAEVNVLYGATQIACGSEHNLAIVERGQHTLETD
- the sergef gene encoding secretion-regulating guanine nucleotide exchange factor isoform X2, encoding MATILRQEFCLLAWGANSYGQHGQGHEEDQAVPRLSNKIALHGRTVQAVCGGGGHTVVVTDDGEAFVCGQNHRGQLGLGHTASCSTLQHCSGLNQRVTNVACGWDFTLLLTDCGKLLACGSNVFGQLGIGQMTSRSAELVLIEGLKERVVNVAAGLRHALAITDSGCVYQWGTGLHSLAKKALSPDPVPSHLNSKVPSLVPGLDQKISRVVTAGSAHCGCLTGDGDLFLWGSNKHGQLTATEPFLSTPAPLERSRLNGKKIVNVWSGWTHIVAQTETGRVFTWGRGNYGQLGRPPPKGPNPEHQSANSGGQTFLPAEVNVLYGATQGPLHGRVAVNLQSKWLLYDKRGLLIKQMSRLAKGETPDRFYPTRGDRRRSGGVCHRAVTLRA